A genomic segment from Nocardiopsis sp. Huas11 encodes:
- the paaI gene encoding hydroxyphenylacetyl-CoA thioesterase PaaI, with translation MFEADRASKNLGMRLVDLGEGTATVEMAVGPLMVNGHGIAHGGFVFTLADTAFACACNADGRGVTVASGAEITFVAPVREGDVLVATAAERVVFGRSGLYDVTVRRGGEVVAEFRGRSRTLNGG, from the coding sequence ATGTTCGAGGCCGACCGGGCGTCGAAGAACCTGGGCATGCGGCTGGTCGACCTGGGCGAGGGCACCGCCACCGTGGAGATGGCCGTGGGCCCGCTCATGGTCAACGGGCACGGCATCGCCCACGGCGGGTTCGTGTTCACGCTGGCCGACACCGCGTTCGCGTGCGCCTGCAACGCCGACGGGCGCGGAGTGACGGTCGCCTCGGGGGCGGAGATCACCTTCGTGGCCCCCGTCCGCGAGGGCGACGTGCTGGTGGCCACCGCCGCCGAGCGCGTGGTCTTCGGCCGCAGCGGCCTCTACGACGTGACCGTCCGCCGCGGCGGGGAGGTCGTCGCGGAGTTCCGCGGCCGCAGCCGCACCCTCAACGGGGGCTGA
- a CDS encoding glycoside hydrolase family 43 protein: MSSAAADPRTSEGRPPYAGYLFAYMTGEGTPEGEQVYFALSDGNDPLRWRELNGGDPVLTSTLGEEGVRDPFVVRSPLDGTFYLIATDLRMYGGGDWNEVQRHGSRSIMVWESDDLVHWSDQRRVEVAPPNAGNVWAPEAHWDAQRGVFAVYWASKLYDEDDPHHTGDQHQRMMVATTTDFQEFGAAEVWQDPGHSVIDSTVVEHEGVYHRFTKDERGASSDNECGKFIVGERSEDLMDRSWDLVADCIGRGSEGRPGIERGEGPTVFKSNTEDKWYLFVDEYTGRGYVPLETTDLDSGEWTLSSGYDLPASPRHGTVMPVTRQEYQRLDAAFGAR, translated from the coding sequence ATGAGCAGCGCCGCCGCCGACCCCCGGACCTCCGAAGGGCGGCCACCCTACGCCGGCTACCTGTTCGCCTACATGACGGGAGAGGGCACCCCCGAGGGCGAACAGGTCTACTTCGCCCTCAGCGACGGCAACGACCCGCTGCGCTGGCGGGAACTCAACGGCGGTGACCCGGTGCTCACCTCGACGCTGGGGGAGGAGGGGGTGCGCGACCCCTTTGTCGTCCGATCGCCGCTGGACGGGACGTTCTACCTCATCGCCACCGACCTTCGAATGTACGGCGGCGGCGACTGGAACGAGGTCCAGCGTCATGGCAGCCGCTCCATCATGGTGTGGGAGTCGGACGACCTGGTGCACTGGTCCGACCAGCGCCGGGTCGAGGTCGCCCCGCCCAACGCCGGCAACGTGTGGGCCCCTGAGGCCCACTGGGACGCCCAACGAGGCGTGTTCGCCGTGTACTGGGCGTCCAAGCTCTACGACGAGGACGACCCCCACCACACGGGTGACCAGCACCAGCGCATGATGGTCGCCACGACAACCGACTTCCAGGAGTTCGGGGCGGCCGAGGTCTGGCAGGACCCGGGGCACTCGGTCATCGACTCCACCGTGGTGGAGCACGAGGGCGTCTACCACCGCTTCACCAAGGACGAGCGCGGAGCCTCCAGCGACAACGAGTGCGGCAAGTTCATCGTCGGGGAGCGCTCCGAGGACCTGATGGACCGTTCGTGGGACCTGGTGGCGGACTGCATCGGTCGAGGCTCGGAAGGGCGGCCCGGCATCGAGCGTGGCGAGGGTCCCACCGTCTTCAAGTCCAACACCGAGGACAAGTGGTACCTGTTCGTCGACGAGTACACGGGCCGGGGCTACGTGCCCTTGGAGACCACCGACCTCGATTCCGGTGAGTGGACGCTCTCCAGCGGCTATGACCTGCCCGCCTCACCCCGCCACGGCACGGTCATGCCCGTGACCCGGCAGGAGTACCAGCGCCTGGACGCCGCCTTCGGCGCCCGCTGA
- the yjfF gene encoding galactofuranose ABC transporter, permease protein YjfF, translating to MNVLDVRRVKDRVDRLPRRFLPVIATFTVFVLTFGTGSVRYEGFASPQVVTNLFVDNAFLIVLAVGMTFVILTGGIDLSVGAVAALSTMIAAATLQAGWPPLASVLAVLAAGTTLGLLMGLVIHFFDVQPFIVTLAGMFLARGLCFLISVESVSITEPTFRALATGTISLGDGVTLTYSVLIALAVVLVAVYVLHLTRFGRTVYAVGGSASSARLMGLPTGRVRVGVYAVSGFCSALGGLLFSLYMLSGYGLHGVGMELDVIAAVVIGGTLLSGGVGYVAGSVAGVLVLGTVQTLISFEGTLSSWWTKIVIGVLLLIFIIFQRAMMRRSG from the coding sequence ATGAACGTCCTGGACGTCAGACGCGTGAAGGACCGCGTCGACCGACTCCCCCGCCGGTTCCTGCCGGTGATCGCCACCTTCACGGTGTTCGTCCTGACCTTCGGTACGGGGTCGGTGCGCTATGAGGGCTTCGCCTCGCCGCAGGTCGTGACCAACCTGTTCGTTGACAACGCCTTCCTCATCGTGCTCGCGGTGGGGATGACCTTCGTGATCCTGACCGGCGGGATCGACCTGTCGGTGGGCGCGGTGGCGGCGCTGTCGACCATGATCGCGGCGGCCACGCTCCAGGCGGGGTGGCCCCCGCTGGCCTCGGTCCTGGCCGTGCTCGCCGCGGGCACGACGCTGGGCCTGCTGATGGGGCTGGTGATCCACTTCTTCGACGTGCAGCCCTTCATCGTCACCCTGGCGGGCATGTTCCTGGCCCGCGGGTTGTGCTTCCTCATCAGCGTGGAGTCGGTCTCCATCACCGAGCCGACCTTCCGGGCGCTGGCGACGGGGACCATCTCCCTGGGCGACGGGGTGACGCTGACCTACAGCGTCCTGATCGCGCTGGCCGTGGTCCTGGTGGCCGTGTACGTCCTGCACCTGACGCGGTTCGGGCGCACGGTGTACGCGGTGGGCGGCAGCGCGTCCTCCGCCCGCCTGATGGGGCTGCCGACCGGCCGGGTCCGGGTGGGCGTGTACGCGGTGAGCGGGTTCTGCTCGGCGCTGGGCGGTCTCCTCTTCAGCCTGTACATGCTCTCCGGCTACGGCCTGCACGGGGTCGGCATGGAGCTGGACGTGATCGCCGCCGTGGTGATCGGCGGAACGCTGCTGTCGGGCGGGGTGGGCTACGTGGCCGGGTCGGTGGCGGGCGTGCTGGTGCTCGGCACGGTGCAGACCCTCATCTCCTTCGAGGGCACGCTCAGCTCCTGGTGGACCAAGATCGTCATCGGCGTCCTGCTGCTGATCTTCATCATCTTCCAGCGGGCGATGATGCGCAGATCCGGCTGA
- a CDS encoding ABC transporter permease has protein sequence MIRHHLFWPVVALVGLLVLNAVVNPSFLEIRFQNGALYGSVVDILRNGAPTLLIAVGMTLVIATRGIDLSVGAVAAVAGAIACTWIVSGGDAITAMLLALSVCVLLGLWNGFLVSVLGIQPIIATLVLMTAGRGVAMLVTEGQIITVNDPVYHQIGAGFVVLPIAILISLGVLLAVAGLTRGTALGMLVESVGTNPRASRLAGVRSRTIVWTVYVFAGLCAGVAGLMISSNVNAADANNAGLWIEMDAILAVVIGGTSLAGGRYSLTGTLVGALVIQTLTTTVYSIGVPPDAILVFKAVVVIAVCLLQSPRTSELFRPRRRSGPPSVPDTRAQEVTAP, from the coding sequence GATCCGGCACCACCTGTTCTGGCCGGTCGTGGCCCTGGTCGGGCTGCTCGTGCTCAACGCCGTGGTCAACCCCTCGTTCCTGGAGATCCGCTTCCAGAACGGGGCCCTGTACGGCAGCGTGGTCGACATCCTGCGCAACGGGGCGCCGACGCTGCTCATCGCGGTGGGGATGACCCTGGTGATCGCCACCCGGGGCATCGACCTGTCGGTGGGCGCCGTGGCCGCGGTCGCGGGCGCCATCGCCTGCACCTGGATCGTCTCGGGCGGGGACGCGATCACGGCGATGCTGCTGGCACTGTCGGTGTGCGTCCTGCTCGGGTTGTGGAACGGCTTCCTCGTCTCGGTCCTGGGCATCCAGCCGATCATCGCGACCCTGGTGCTGATGACCGCCGGCCGCGGCGTCGCGATGCTCGTGACCGAGGGCCAGATCATCACCGTGAACGATCCGGTCTACCACCAGATCGGCGCGGGCTTCGTGGTGCTGCCGATCGCGATCCTCATCAGCCTCGGCGTGCTGCTGGCCGTCGCCGGGCTGACGCGCGGCACGGCCCTGGGCATGCTCGTGGAGTCGGTGGGCACCAACCCGCGGGCCAGCCGGCTGGCGGGGGTGCGCTCGCGCACCATCGTGTGGACGGTCTACGTGTTCGCGGGGCTGTGCGCGGGCGTGGCCGGCCTGATGATCAGCTCGAACGTCAACGCCGCCGACGCCAACAACGCGGGCCTGTGGATCGAGATGGACGCGATCCTGGCCGTGGTGATCGGGGGCACCTCGCTGGCCGGCGGGCGGTACTCGCTCACCGGCACCCTCGTGGGCGCGCTGGTGATCCAGACGCTGACCACGACCGTGTACAGCATCGGCGTGCCGCCCGACGCCATCCTCGTGTTCAAGGCGGTCGTGGTGATCGCCGTGTGCCTGCTGCAGTCCCCGCGCACCTCCGAGCTGTTCCGGCCCCGGCGCAGGTCCGGGCCGCCGTCCGTCCCCGACACCCGCGCCCAGGAGGTGACCGCGCCATGA